The Streptomyces lienomycini sequence GGGCTGACCAACGCGGAGATCGCCGGGCGGCCGGGGGTGGGACCGGCCACGGCGAAGACCCATGTGGCGGCGGTACTGGCGAAGACCGGCGCCGGGGACCGCACCCAGGCGGTGATCCGGGCGTATGAGGCGGGCTTCGTGAACGGCCGCTGAGAAGGATGAGAAAGATGAGAAAACGGGGCACATGGGAACGATGGCCGCCCGCCCGTTCGTCCTGTCGTCGGGATGAACAAGACGATCAGGCGCGCATCGGTCCTCACGCTGCTCCTGGTGTTCGCTCTGCTGATCAGGGCGACCTGGGTGCAGTTCTACGAGGGCCAGGCGCTCGCGGACAGCAAGGACAACCGGCGCAACGCCATAGAGACCTATGCGGAGCCGCTCGGGAACATCATCGTGGCCGGACGTTCGGTCACCGGTTCGGCGCCGACGAAGGGCGGCGACCTCGCGTACAAACGCACGTACGAGAACGGGAAGCTGTACGCGGCGGTGACGGGCTACGCCTCGCAGGCGTACGCGCCGACGCAGCTGGAGGGGATCTACCAGGACGTGCTCAACGGCACCGATCCGCGGCTGAGGACCGTGATGGACACGGTCACCGGCACGCGCGCGGAGCCGGGCAACGTGGTGACGACGATCGACCCGGCCGTGCAGAAGGCCGGGCTGGAGGCGCTGGGCGACAAGAAGGGCGCCGCCGTGGCGATCGACCCCGGGACGGGCAGGATCCTGTCGGTCGTGTCGACCCCCTCCTACGACCCGACGTCGCTGACCGACGCCAACACCGCGGGTGAGGCCTGGGAGAAGCTCACCGGCGACCCCGACAAGCCGCTGACCAACCGCGCGCTGCGCCAGCCGCTGCCACCGGGCTCGACGTTCAAGCTGGTCGTGGCGGCGGCCGCGCTGGAGAACGGACTGTACGACTCGGTGGACGTGAGGACCGACAGCCCCGACCCCTACACCCTCCCGGGCACCACGACAGACCTGAGCAACGAGAACCCGAACGCGCCCTGCGAGAACGCCACGATCCGCACCGCGCTGCAGTACTCCTGCAACAACGTCTTCGCGAAGATGGCCGTCGACCTCGGCCAGGACGAGCTGCGCGCCACGGCCGAGAAGTTCGGCTTCAACGACACGTCGCAGGACGTGCCGGTCCGGGCGTACACCAGCGTGTACCCGAAGGACATGAACCGGTCGTCGACGGCGCTGACGGGCATCGGCCAGTTCGACGTGACGGCGACCCCGCTGCAGATGGCGATGGTCTCCGCGGCCCTGGCCAACGGCGGCGAGCTGGTCTCCCCGCACATGGTGTCGCAGGTCACCGACAGCGGCGGCGACGTCCTGGAGGACCACACCGACCCGGACACCAGGCGGATCGTCAGCGCCTCCACCGCCGAGCAGCTGCGGTCGGCGATGCGGACCGTCGTCGACGACGGCACCGGCTCGAACGCGCAGATCGCCGGCGCGACGGTGGGCGGCAAGACGGGCACGGCCCAGCACGGCGAGAACAACAGCAAGACGCCGTACGCCTGGTTCACCTCGTACGCCAAGTCCGACACCTCGGACAAGGAGGTGGCGGTGGCGGTCATCGTCGAGCAGTCCGACGCGGCCCGCAGCGAGGTCAGCGGCAACGGCCTGGCGGCCCCGGTGGCCAAGGCGATGATGGAGGCCGCGCTCAAGGGCTGACTTTCCCGGGTCCACGCGGGTTCGCTCTGCCGTACGGTGTTCGGCACCCGGGAAGCCGCTGCGAGGAGAGTCCGCCGTGAGGACAGTCGTCGACGACGCCGCCTCCGCCGAGTTCCGCGCCTTCTTCGAGCGCCACTACGCGGAACTGGCCCGGCTCGCCCACCTGCTGACGGGCGAGCCGGACGCCGCCGACGACCTCGCGGCGGACGCCCTGCTCGCCCTGTGGCACCGCTGGGACCGGGTCCGCGCGGCCGACCGTCCGGTGGCGTACGCGCGCGGGGTCGTCGCCAACCTCGCCCGCACCCGCGTCCGCAGCGCCGTGCGCGAGCGCCGACGCGTCGCCCTGTTCTGGTCGCAGCGCGAGGAGCGGACGGAGAACCCGGACGTCGCGGGCGTGGTGGACGTGCGGGAGGCGCTGCGCCGGCTGCCGTTCCGCAAGCGGGCGTGCGTGGTGCTGCGGCACGCGTTCGACCTCTCCGAGCGGGACACGGCGCTCGCCCTGGGCGTCTCGGTGGGCACGGTCAAGAGCCAGACGTCGAAGGGAGTGGCCGAACTCCAGCGGCTGCTCGGCACCCGGGCGGCTCCCCGCGCTCCCCGGCAGGTGCGCACGGCGATCGCGCACAGCGGTGAAGCCGCGGGAGGGGCCCGATGACCGGATCGCGGCGGGACGGGGACGGGGACGGCGAACCGCGCGACGGGCTGCGCGCCCGGCTGCCCGGTCCGGCCGGGGCGCACCGGCCGGACCGGGCCCGGATGCTGGCCCGGGTCGAGCGCGGCATGGCGGCCGGGGACCGGAGCCCGGCCCGGCCGCCGCTGGCGGGCTGGGCACGGGTGACCGGTGCGACGGTGGCCGTGGCGGCCGTCCTGGTCGCCGGCGGCTACATCGTCGCCTCGGCGGTGCGGGACGACACCGGCGTACGGCACTCGGTCGCCGCCTCGCCGG is a genomic window containing:
- a CDS encoding peptidoglycan D,D-transpeptidase FtsI family protein, whose translation is MNKTIRRASVLTLLLVFALLIRATWVQFYEGQALADSKDNRRNAIETYAEPLGNIIVAGRSVTGSAPTKGGDLAYKRTYENGKLYAAVTGYASQAYAPTQLEGIYQDVLNGTDPRLRTVMDTVTGTRAEPGNVVTTIDPAVQKAGLEALGDKKGAAVAIDPGTGRILSVVSTPSYDPTSLTDANTAGEAWEKLTGDPDKPLTNRALRQPLPPGSTFKLVVAAAALENGLYDSVDVRTDSPDPYTLPGTTTDLSNENPNAPCENATIRTALQYSCNNVFAKMAVDLGQDELRATAEKFGFNDTSQDVPVRAYTSVYPKDMNRSSTALTGIGQFDVTATPLQMAMVSAALANGGELVSPHMVSQVTDSGGDVLEDHTDPDTRRIVSASTAEQLRSAMRTVVDDGTGSNAQIAGATVGGKTGTAQHGENNSKTPYAWFTSYAKSDTSDKEVAVAVIVEQSDAARSEVSGNGLAAPVAKAMMEAALKG
- a CDS encoding SigE family RNA polymerase sigma factor — translated: MRTVVDDAASAEFRAFFERHYAELARLAHLLTGEPDAADDLAADALLALWHRWDRVRAADRPVAYARGVVANLARTRVRSAVRERRRVALFWSQREERTENPDVAGVVDVREALRRLPFRKRACVVLRHAFDLSERDTALALGVSVGTVKSQTSKGVAELQRLLGTRAAPRAPRQVRTAIAHSGEAAGGAR